From the Chitinophaga lutea genome, the window ACGGCGGCATCAAAGGCGTGGTGAAAGACCAGACCGGCGCGCCCGTTCCGTTCGCCACCATCACCGTCGTGGGCACCACCCGCGGCACCGTGGCCAACGCCAACGGCGAGTTCACCATTACCGGCCTGAAAGCCGGCGCTTACCAGCTGCAGGCCTCCGCCATGGGCTTCAGCGCCATGCAGCAGAACGTGACCGTGCAGGACAATGCCAACGCCACCCTTAATTTCCAGCTCAGCCTTGGCGACACCAACCTTAGCGAGGTAGTGGTGACCGCCCTGGGCATCAACAGGAACCAGCGCTCGCTGGGATACGCCACCCAACAGGTAGACGGCGATAACCTTACCCTCACCAAAGAACAGAACGTGCTCGGCTCCCTCGCCGGGAAAGTGGCCGGCGTGCAGGTGACAGGCTCGTCAGGCTCCAGCATGGGCGGTACGCAGAAGATCAAGATCAGGGGCGTCAACTCCATTTCCGGGGCAGACCAGCCGCTGATCGTTATCGACGGCACCCCTATCTCCAACGCCAACTTCGCCGCCAGCGACCGGGCCGACTATGGCAATATCGGACAGGACGTGAACCCTGAAGACATTGAAACCATCAACGTACTCAAAGGCCCCGCCGCGTCCGCCCTCTACGGTATCCGCGGGCAGTACGGCGTGATCATGATCACCACCAAAAAAGGAAAACGCGGCGCCAAAAAAGTGGACGTGCAGCTCAATAGCGCTTACTCCATCGAAAAAGCCGCCAATTTCATGGAGCTGCAAAACCTTTACGGTGCAGGCTCCACACAAACTTGGCGCACGCTCGCCAACGGACAGAAGTTCGTGCAGCTCGATTACGACGAAAGCTGGGGCCCGAAAATGGACGGCACGCCCGTTCGCCAGGTGTTCAGCTTTTACCCGCAGGATCCCGAGTATGGCAAAGAAACCCCCTTCGTGCCCCACCCCAGCAACATCGAGGATTTCTATGAAACCGGCCATACGTTCAACAACGGCATCAACGTTTCCGGCGGCAGCGAAAGCGCTTCTTTCCGGGTGAGTTACAACAATACCAACATCTCCGGCGTGGAGCCCAATACCTGGCTGAAAAGGAACAACCTCGGCATCAACGCTTCGCTCGACCTCACCCCGAAATGGACGGTATCCACCAATATCAACTACGCCAACAACAGCGCCCAGCGGCCCTCGCAGGGTTCCGAATGGGGTGCGCGCTACCTGGTGCAATGGTTCCAGCGCAACCTGGATATGAAACGCATGAAGGACTACCGGTATGCAGACGGTACCGTCAAACACTGGAACCTCGACCCGCCCGCCACCGGCAGCAGCGGCGTACTCACCGATTTCGGCGCGCTGTACTGGGACAACCCTTATTTCGACGCATTTGAAAATACCAGCAACGACAGCCGCGACCGCTTTTTCGGCGATCTCGGCCTCACCTGGAAAGTAACGCCCGAACTGAAGATCAGCGGTTTTGTGAGAGGCGATATGTACACCCAGAACATCGAAAGCCGCATCGCTTACGGCAGCCGGCGCGTGGCGCAGTATGCCACTGGTAAATACCAGAACCGCGAGCTCAACTACGAATTCCTGGCGCAATACACCAAAAACTGGGACGACTTTTCCTTTAACGCCAACCTCGGCGGCAACATCTACAGCCGCCGCTACAGCTATGTGACCGGCACCACACAGGGCGGCCTTTCCAGCCCCGGTTACTACAGCCTCGACGCTTCCGTAGACCGGCCCCTCAGCAGCTCTTACCTGCTCCGCAAACAAATCCGCAGCGGCTACGGCATGGCCTCGCTCGGTTATAAAAACACGTATTTCGCAGACGTCTCTTTAAGAAACGACAACTCTTCCGCCCTTCCGGCAAATAACAATTCTTACTGGTACCCGTCTATATCCGGCAGCTTTATTTTCAGCGAGGTGATGAAGTGGAAACCATTGTCGTACGGCAAGCTGCGCCTCAGCTACGCACAGGCCGGCTCCGACCTCGGCGTGTATGAAACATCCCTCAACTACGGGCAGGGCAATTATTACAAAGACGGCCCCAACCCCACCATCAACACGCTGTACATCCTCGACGACCTGGTGAATGAAAACATCAAACCCTCCTTCGCACATTCCTACGAAGCGGGCATCGACCTGAAGTTCCTCGACGGCAGGCTGGGTGCGGAATTCACCTATTACGTGCAGAAAAACAAAAACCAGATCATCCCCCTCGGCCTTTCCGGCACCAGCGGTTTTGCCCGCACCACCATCAACGCGGGGCTGATCGAAAACAAAGGGTTCGAGGTAACGCTAACGGCAACGCCCGTACGCAGCCAGTTCTTTACCTGGAACACCATCTTCAACCTGAACAGGAACCGCAGCATGGTAGTAGAGCTCGGTCCCGGCCAGGATGTGTACCCCCTGTATTCCACCACCTACTCGCAGGTAACCTCGTACCTGAACGCGTATAAGGGCCAGCCTTTCGGCAGCCTCATCGGCAAGGCTTACCAGCGCGATTCCGCCACCGGGCAGATTCTGCTGGGCGCCAACAACCAGCCGCTGTACACTTCCGAAACGCATAATTTCGGCAGCGTGCTGCCCGATGTGACGGGCGGTTTCCAGAACATGTTCCAGATCTGGAAATTCGACCTGGGCGTGATGATCGATTACCAGATCGGCGGGCAGTTCTTCAGCCGCTCCGCCATGCTGGCCGCCAAAACGGGGATGGCCGCAGAAACGGCGGCGTTCAACGACAAGGGCAAGAATGTAAGGGATCCGCTGGCCGACGGCGGAGGCGTAAAAGTGAGCGGCATTTCGTCCGTCACCAAACAGCCGGTTACTGCTTACGTGGATGCGCGTACCTATTACCGCACCACGCTCGGCACGCATGTGTATGAAGAATGGCTGTATGGCGCCGACTATATCAAGCTCCGCGAGATCCGGCTGGGATATACGCTGGACAAAGCGGCGCTCGGCAGACTGCCCTTCTCCAAAATCAACATCGCGCTGATCGCCCGCAACCCGGTCATGATTTGGCAGAAGGCGCCGAAGGGGCTCGACCCCACGGAGCTGTCCACCGGCGCACAGGCCATCAGCTGGTATGAGTCCGGGCAGTCCAACACCGTTCGTTCATTTGGCGCAAACCTTACTGTCAATTTCTAAAGTTACGATCATGAAAAAATCCTTCATCATAGCAGGTATCTGCATCGCACTGGGGGCCTGCAATAAATTCGGCGACATCAACGTAAACCCGAACCTGCCGCAGCAGGCGTCCAATACACAGCTGATCGCCAGCGCACAGCTGTACCTGCCCGTACTGGCGGAATCGCCCCAGGGCGAATATCTCGGCCAGTACCTGTCTGAAACGCAGTATCCCAACCTCTCCCTTTTCAACCAGGTGAGCGCGAGCTTTTACGGCATTTACTACGGGCCGCTGATGAACCTCGATTCGGTGCTGCGCGCCAAAGTGCACAATCCCGCCGAAGGGCCCGCCGCCAACCAGGTAGCCGTCGCGAAAATCCTGAAATCGTATTATTTCTGGCATATCACCGACCGTTGGGGCGATGTACCCTATTCCGCCGCATTGCAGGGGAAGAACGATTTTACGCCGGTATACGACAGGCAGGAGGCTATCTATACCGACCTGTTCCTGCGGCTGGATGAGGCTGTGAAAATGATCGTACCCGGCAGTATCACCAACGATATCAATTTCAAGGGGAACATGGACCAGTGGAAAAAATTCGCCAACACCATCCGTATGCTGATGGCGCTGCGTTTGTCCGAAGCCGCTCCCGAAAAGGCAAAAGCCGAATTCAACGCCGCGCTCGCCGGCGGTATCATGACCAGCAATGCCGACAACCTCGTATTCAAACACCTCGCCGAACAGGCCAACGAAAGTTACTGGTACGACCAGGTTACCGATCAGAACCGGAAATGGTGGGCCATCAGCCTTACCCTCATGAATAAAATGAAACCGGTGGATGATCCCCGCCTGCCCGTTTATGCCGACAAAAATTCCGGCGGCAACTATGTGGGGCTTGAATTCGGTAAAACCGAAGGCCTGAGCACCAGCGCATTTTCGCTGCTGGGTTTTGAAAACCGCAAGCAGGACGCCAGCGTGTACCTCGTTACCTACGCCCAGGCCCTGTTCGCGAAAGCCGAAGCCGCCAAACGCGGCTGGATAACCGGTGGCGAAGCCGAAGCAGAGAAGAACTACAAACTCGCCATCGAACATTCCGTGCGCCAGTGGAAAAACAACGACACCACCGGTTACGGCGTGATGATGTCCAAACCCGGCATGCCTTACAATGCGGCCACCGGGATGGAGCAGATCGCCACCCAGCGCTGGGTGCACCTGTTCCTGCACGGATACGAGGCCTGGGCCGAATGGAGAAGGACCGGTTTCCCCGTACTGCACAAACCCCAGGGTAAAGAAATACCCACGCGCCAGGGCTATCCCAGCGACGAGGTGTTCAACAACCGCGAAAATTACCTGAACGCCGTTAATACCCAGTTCGGCAGCGCCGGCGACGGCCTGTACGGTAAACTGTGGTGGGACAAATAACACTGGAAAACCCGTTTTATACACAACAAAGGGTGCATCAACAGCTGATGCACCCTTGTTTTTGAATGTTATTGCCCAGAACCCTTACCTTTGAAAATTAAATCATCTATTTGTGCCAAACGAGTGCATTTCCGTATTTGACATTTTCAAGATAGGCATAGGGCCTTCCAGTTCCCATACCCTTGGCCCCTGGCGCGCCGCCATGCGTTTCTGCGACGAACTGCAGGCCATGGGCATGCTGCAGATGGTCACCCAGGTAAAAGTGCTGCTGTACGGCTCGCTGGCCAAAACCGGCCACGGCCACGGCACCGATATTGCCGTGCAGCTGGGTCTTTCCGGCGACGATCCGGTGACATTCGACGTGAACAACATCCACTCCAAGATAGACGATATCCGCCGCCACCGCCTTCTTCAACTGCATGGCAGCCATACCGTTACATTCGACCCCGTTGAAGATATCGAATTCCTGTTCGAAGCTTCCCTTCCTTTCCACCCGAACGCTCTTACTTTCCTGGTAACGTTGTCTGACGGCGAACAGCTGGCTGCCACGTACTATTCCATCGGCGGCGGCTTTGTAGTGAAAGAAGGCGAATCTAACAGCGGCACCGGCGGCGTGGAGCTGCCCTTCCCGATCGACACCGCGCGGCAGTTGCTGCAATGGTGCATCAAAACCGGTTATTCCATTTCGGAGCTCGTGATGGAAAATGAACATGCGTGGCGCAGTGAGGCCGAGACGCGCGCCGGTGTGATGAAGATCTGGCAGGTGATGCAGGAATGTATTTACCGCGGCTGCCATACCACCGGCGAACTGCCCGGCGGCTTGCGCGTGGGCCGCAGAGCTGCGGCGCTCAATAAAAAATTGTTACAGGGCCGCGGTTACACCGATTACAACAGCTGGGTGAACGCCATCCGCGAAGGCGGCAGCCATTTTTCGTATACGCTCGACTGGGTGAGCTGTTTCGCACTGGCCGTGAATGAAGAAAACGCTTCGTTCGGCCGCGTGGTGACCGCCCCCACCAACGGCGCCGCGGGCGTGATACCTGCCGTATTGCAATACTACATTGCATTTTGCGACGGGCTGCATGATGAAAAAATCCTCCAGTTCATTCTCACTGCTTCCGAAATAGGCAGCATCTTTAAAAAACGCGCCACCATTTCAGCCGCAATGGGCGGTTGCCAGGCGGAGATCGGCGTGTCTTCCGCCATGGCCGCAGCCGCGCTCACAGAATGTTTGGGCGGCTCGCAGCGCCAGGTGCTGATGGCAGCCGAAATTGCGATGGAACATCACCTGGGCCTTACCTGCGACCCGATCGGCGGGCTGGTGCAGGTGCCTTGCATCGAGCGCAATACGATGGGCGCCATCAAAGCCATCACGGCATCACAGCTCGCGCTGCAGAGTAACCCCGAGCTGGCGAAAGTATCGCTCGACGCGGTGGTGAAAACCATGTGGGACACTGCGCTCGATATGAATTCCAAATACAAGGAAACCTCCGACGGCGGCCTCGCTGTGAATATCCCGATCAGTTTGCCGGAATGCTGATCAGGTCCGGTTTTCGGGTTAGCATATTTTGGCGGGAAATGATGTTCTTCATAAATTGTGTGAAACCCCATTTTATGAAATCATCAAAACCCAGTTTCGCAAAGGAAATATTAAAAGGGTACGGGGCCGCAGAGGCAATAATGGATGCTATCGACAAGAACAGGGAGGATTTCTTTAAAGGAAAAAAGATCATAGTTAAGATACCCGCTACCGAAACACGGCCAGAAAGGCTGATCACCATTAACAACAACCCTCCGGAATTCCGCTAGAAGCGGTAACTGCCGCCATTGTTTAATTGTAAAGTGTTAACCCATATGAATGTCGCCATCGGTGCCTTCATGCTCACGCTCCTTTTAATTCCTGCTATTTCGCTCAGACTGGCTTTATACCGCCACCGTTATTTAAAAGAAATGCTGCATACGCTTTCCGTGATGGATACCATGTGGCTGTTCATTATCGTTCCGGTAATGACCCACACCATTCTGCTGACCGGTTTTCACCTGCTGGATTATGAAGTAAATATGATCTGATCCTTCACATCATAAGCGGACACAAAGAACTGAACGTCCATCAGCAGGGTTTGGGGACGGACATCATTTGTTTTCTGTCGTACAATCTTCTGGCATTCGCGCTTTCCATGATGTTATGCTTTTGGGTGGCGAACGGCCGGGCATCCGGCCGGTATATAATGACTTTGCTGGGAGCAGATAATGAATGGCATGAGCTGCTCAATGGGAATTGTAGCGCATTGCATAAACATACCATAATACTCGATATGCTCACCGCCACCGGGGAATTTACATGCCTGTATTCCGGTATCCGGAACAACTATCATTTCCGGTCGAAATCGATGGAACTGGAATACCTGGTGCTCACCAAAGTAAAACGGAGGGACTTCGGCAGGCCTGGCAGCACGGTCATGCTATCGTCCAACTT encodes:
- a CDS encoding SusC/RagA family TonB-linked outer membrane protein, with protein sequence MRISILAVLLTINGLLMAASGTGQDLRKPVSIELKNASLKTALRKIESLGRLSFTYKTADIAAYDNITYQATDKPLALILDDLLRSTGLRYEQVEANIIIKKQAPAGTPAAADDKTATQPAAVYDGGIKGVVKDQTGAPVPFATITVVGTTRGTVANANGEFTITGLKAGAYQLQASAMGFSAMQQNVTVQDNANATLNFQLSLGDTNLSEVVVTALGINRNQRSLGYATQQVDGDNLTLTKEQNVLGSLAGKVAGVQVTGSSGSSMGGTQKIKIRGVNSISGADQPLIVIDGTPISNANFAASDRADYGNIGQDVNPEDIETINVLKGPAASALYGIRGQYGVIMITTKKGKRGAKKVDVQLNSAYSIEKAANFMELQNLYGAGSTQTWRTLANGQKFVQLDYDESWGPKMDGTPVRQVFSFYPQDPEYGKETPFVPHPSNIEDFYETGHTFNNGINVSGGSESASFRVSYNNTNISGVEPNTWLKRNNLGINASLDLTPKWTVSTNINYANNSAQRPSQGSEWGARYLVQWFQRNLDMKRMKDYRYADGTVKHWNLDPPATGSSGVLTDFGALYWDNPYFDAFENTSNDSRDRFFGDLGLTWKVTPELKISGFVRGDMYTQNIESRIAYGSRRVAQYATGKYQNRELNYEFLAQYTKNWDDFSFNANLGGNIYSRRYSYVTGTTQGGLSSPGYYSLDASVDRPLSSSYLLRKQIRSGYGMASLGYKNTYFADVSLRNDNSSALPANNNSYWYPSISGSFIFSEVMKWKPLSYGKLRLSYAQAGSDLGVYETSLNYGQGNYYKDGPNPTINTLYILDDLVNENIKPSFAHSYEAGIDLKFLDGRLGAEFTYYVQKNKNQIIPLGLSGTSGFARTTINAGLIENKGFEVTLTATPVRSQFFTWNTIFNLNRNRSMVVELGPGQDVYPLYSTTYSQVTSYLNAYKGQPFGSLIGKAYQRDSATGQILLGANNQPLYTSETHNFGSVLPDVTGGFQNMFQIWKFDLGVMIDYQIGGQFFSRSAMLAAKTGMAAETAAFNDKGKNVRDPLADGGGVKVSGISSVTKQPVTAYVDARTYYRTTLGTHVYEEWLYGADYIKLREIRLGYTLDKAALGRLPFSKINIALIARNPVMIWQKAPKGLDPTELSTGAQAISWYESGQSNTVRSFGANLTVNF
- a CDS encoding SusD/RagB family nutrient-binding outer membrane lipoprotein, which encodes MKKSFIIAGICIALGACNKFGDINVNPNLPQQASNTQLIASAQLYLPVLAESPQGEYLGQYLSETQYPNLSLFNQVSASFYGIYYGPLMNLDSVLRAKVHNPAEGPAANQVAVAKILKSYYFWHITDRWGDVPYSAALQGKNDFTPVYDRQEAIYTDLFLRLDEAVKMIVPGSITNDINFKGNMDQWKKFANTIRMLMALRLSEAAPEKAKAEFNAALAGGIMTSNADNLVFKHLAEQANESYWYDQVTDQNRKWWAISLTLMNKMKPVDDPRLPVYADKNSGGNYVGLEFGKTEGLSTSAFSLLGFENRKQDASVYLVTYAQALFAKAEAAKRGWITGGEAEAEKNYKLAIEHSVRQWKNNDTTGYGVMMSKPGMPYNAATGMEQIATQRWVHLFLHGYEAWAEWRRTGFPVLHKPQGKEIPTRQGYPSDEVFNNRENYLNAVNTQFGSAGDGLYGKLWWDK
- a CDS encoding L-serine ammonia-lyase → MPNECISVFDIFKIGIGPSSSHTLGPWRAAMRFCDELQAMGMLQMVTQVKVLLYGSLAKTGHGHGTDIAVQLGLSGDDPVTFDVNNIHSKIDDIRRHRLLQLHGSHTVTFDPVEDIEFLFEASLPFHPNALTFLVTLSDGEQLAATYYSIGGGFVVKEGESNSGTGGVELPFPIDTARQLLQWCIKTGYSISELVMENEHAWRSEAETRAGVMKIWQVMQECIYRGCHTTGELPGGLRVGRRAAALNKKLLQGRGYTDYNSWVNAIREGGSHFSYTLDWVSCFALAVNEENASFGRVVTAPTNGAAGVIPAVLQYYIAFCDGLHDEKILQFILTASEIGSIFKKRATISAAMGGCQAEIGVSSAMAAAALTECLGGSQRQVLMAAEIAMEHHLGLTCDPIGGLVQVPCIERNTMGAIKAITASQLALQSNPELAKVSLDAVVKTMWDTALDMNSKYKETSDGGLAVNIPISLPEC